GCTTTGTACTCAGTACCGTTTAAAACATGTACCTGTAAATGCTGTAAACTGTAAATGCTGTAAAttgtagaatactcaatacttagtgaagtaaggaggggggccagcaaaaccactaccgtggacttccggagggcggactttggcctgctcaggacaccggttgagagggtcccttgggagacagtcctgaagggcaaaggggtccaggaaggctggacgttcttcaagaaggaagtcttaaaggtgcaggagcgggctgtccgcatgtgccgtaagaagaacgggcgagGGAGacaactggcctggctgaatggggagctctggctgggactcaggaaaaaaaggagagtttaccacctttggaagaaggggcaggcaactcaagaagagcacagggatctcgttaggtcgtgcagagaggaaattagaaaggcaaaagcccagctagaactcaacctggccactgtcgtgagagacaataaaaaatgcttttacaagtatattgatgacaaaaggagagccaaggagaatctccatcctctattggatgtgggagggaacgttgccaccaaggacaaggaaaaggctgaggtactcaacgccttctttgcctcagtctttagtagtcagagcagttatcctcagggtactcagccccctgagctggaagacaaggacggcgagcaggataaacaccccataatccaagaggaagcagttaatgacctgctacgccacctggacactcacaagtatatggggccagatgggatccacccaagggtactgagggagctggcggaggagcttgccaagccgctctccatcatttaccagcagtcctgattaactggggaggtcccggacgactggaggcttgccaatgtgacgcccatctacaagaagggccggaaggaggatccggggaaccacaggctggtcagactgacctcggtgccggggaagattatggagcggttcgtcttgagggcgctcatgagccatgtccgggaccaCCAGGGggtcaggcccagccagcacgggttcatggaaggcaggtcctgcttgaccaacctgatctccttctatgaccaggtgacccgcctcttggatgagggaaaggctgtggatgtggtctacctggacttcagtaaagcttttgacactgtctcccacagcattctcctagagaagctggcggctcacagcctagacaggtgcactcttcgctgggtaaaaaactggctggacggccgagcccagagatttgtggtgaagggagttaaatccagttggcggccggtcacgagcggtgttccccagggctcagtactggggccggtcctgttcaatatctttatcaacgatctggatgaggggatcgagtgctccctcagtaagtttgcagatgacacccagttgggcgggagtgttgatctgctcgagggtaggaaggctctgcagagggacctggacaggctggatcgatgggctgaggccaactgtatgagattcaacaaggccaagtgccgggtcctgcacttgggccacaacaaccccatgcaacgctacaggcttggggaagagtggctggaaagttgcccagaggaaaaggacctgggggtgctggttgacagccagctgaacatgagccggcagtgtgcccaggtggccaagaaggccaacagcatcctggcctgtatcagaaatagtgtggccagcaggagcagggaggtgatcgtgcccctgtactcggcactggtgaggccgcacctcgaatactgtgttcagttttgggcccctcactccaagaaggacatggaggtgctggagcgtgtccagagaaaggcaaggaagctgttgaagagcctggagcacaagtcttgtgaggagcggctgagggaactgaggttgtttagcctggagaagaggaggctgaggggagacctcatcgcgctctacaactacctggaaggaggttgtagcgaggtgggtgttggtctcttctcccaagtaaccagcgatagggcgagaggaaatggcctcaagttgcgccaagggaggtttagattggacattaggagaaatttgtttactgaaagagtggtcaggccttggaacaggctgcccagggaagtggtggagtcaccatccctggaagttctCTTTACAACTTGGGAAGTGACTGAAGAAGGTAAAAaccttacaaaaaaacccagtcaaGCGGCATTTTCCTCactgtgaccatccagccaagcAGCAAAAAGAAGAGCAAGGGAATAGGTGGTTTCAATGGACAAAAACCACATCAAGCTACTTAAACACATGTACTTTGATCTTTCAGTGAATAAAATCTCTTTTAAGAGATTCATGTGGGGATTAAACAAGTTTCTCACTTTTGCCCATAAACTTATGAggatcataattttttttttttttaatttttatttatttattttttgaactgCAGCTCTGAAAGTACAGACAGCAGTGAAATACAGCAGGGGGACTGAACTTTGATCTAGGAGACCACCTAGAGAGCAAAACCGAAAGATCGAGGCCTGAATTTAAATGTCTTCCCCATTTTTATGGAGTGGCTTTTCCTCCTCCGATTTATTAaaatggggagaggaaggggaagagggctTGCTTTCTACAGTGCTCTGGAAGCTACAGCTGAAACATTCTACCCTACCAGGGATGTActgtaattaacaaaaaaatgcaaagtatcagcttcttttatttcatataattgctccatgaaatactTTCTGGACTCAAGAGGTCCAAATTAACCTTTTACTCTAATTTAAAAGTGTGTTCTGTTTCAACGATTATCATGTGACTGGCTCTATGATGCAAGCTACAGAATACATCTATGCAGTTTACACTTAGAAGGCACAGCTCTGGTAATATACTACTGTTGTGTTATCTTCAGCAGCCACATGATTAGGTATTGAATATTTTCGTCACAGTGGCAACAAACTTCTCATCTGATGGTGGCTTTCTCTGGCTGCCAGGCTGCAAGAATTTTTTGATTGTTGGAATGTTGCTTGTTCTTCCTTTAAAAGCCtgtaaaaagcagcagtaaagccAATGAGTGTCAGGAAATTATAATTCCATCCTTTATAGCTTAAAGATCAGGTGACTTGGATTTTTACTTCTCAGACATACTTATGAAACAGAGAAAGGTAGTAGCTCCTTATAGCCAGCTCAGCACtcagcattttccatttaaaaaacaaaacccaaaacagcaAACCCACACCTACAACATATTAGTCTTTTTAGAAAATCCAGCTGTGAATATTCTGATCTGCAATGCTGGTGCTATAAAGTTTACCTTAGTTTCCCAGATGGGGATGGGAGAAACTAATATTAAAGAGTTAAGATTCACCTGgtaaaggtggaagaaaaaagaaagaaaaaagaaaaagcaaaaaccacagcctgaaTCCAAATCCTGCAGATATATTTGGGCAAAAAAGAAGCAAGCACAGGAATACCTCAGTGCAAAGCACCATGGAAGACAAGACATAAGAAACTTACAGCTCTTGTAtatgatttctttaaaatttaattttgctatcAAAAAGAGGACAGGAACTGCAGACACAACAGGCTGCAGACTTCCCCTCCTGATGCTCATTGCTGTGTTTGAAGACATGGAAGTAGCAGTTACAGGACCAAACTGGTAGCATTAGTAAGTGAATTCCTGCCAGCTGAGAACAGCTGGGAAAAGTAGGGAGAAGGGTGAGcccccagcagctctgggaacAAGGCAGTGCGCCTGTGTTCAGGTTGTTGTAGTCAACAGAAGTAGACCAGAGAGATGTCAGTAACATAGTACAATGGTTCAAAAGATTTAAACATCAGTTAGCTTTTAAAGCCGGGCAGTGACATTTGTATGTTAAATTCCAACATTGAGATCAGATGATTACTAACGTGTAGCAGAGGGAATGTAGAGAGTATATCAGGCTTATATTCTTCTACCATTAAAATGGCTTCCAGCAGATGGATATCTGCCCAGCTTAATTTGTTGCCAACAAGATAATCATGCCCATGGTCTTTTAAGGCctacaaaatgcaaacaaaagaagaaagtcaTATAGGATGTAACAATTTTACCTAGACATTTCATTACAGACAGATTTCTACAAAAATACACAGCAGAGCAAATTCATGCAAGAATCTATACAGTTAGAAAGTGATAGGTattctcaaaacaaaaaattaaatcagaactcATGTTTCAGTGTGCGTGGACCTATTACTTGCTTCAACCTACCGCACCAGGTAGCTGTAGCTAAGAAAGACTCAAATCATCGAAAAGAAACGGGACCAAAGAAACTGTAAGAGGTAGTCAGGACAGTTTGCCTGTATTGTAAGTCAAGTGAATTCCCAGACGTTTCAGCAAAATTTGAAATTGCTGATTATAGTTTGAAACAGGTCAGGAATGAAGGAACACAGCCTTTCCACCCTTCATCCTGTATGGAAGGATCTTTCATGGCAAACTGCTGATGCAAGAATCACAGCCCACCAATGCTACTAATAGCTGTAATAGACAAGGTGTGGTGAATATTGCAGCACAGCTTCAGAGCAGTTACCAGCTCTCCAGCCTACCTTTTTCCTGAAGACTATCACCCTTGtagcagaagcaggagaaagaaacatgTCTGTGCCTAAAGTACTCTAATGCTACACTTAAACAACGAACAAATGTGCACTAAAACTAGGACATCAGTCTGTGACTTTGGAAGCCGATTCCTGCATCCCCTTGGCAGATGGGATGGCAGTCCCATCTACTAATTTTAGTATAAAAGAGGCAGTAACCTCTGACAGAGGCAAGGCTGATACCTTCATGTAGTTATTTCCTATACTGCTCTAACAAGGTCCACCACAGCTTGTCTATCAAAACCATATGGAAACTCCCAAACAGAGCATTGGAACCAGATTGCCTGCAGTGCTTTGTATACCTATTGCCGCTCTAGCTGGCTGCCGAGTGTTTAAAGTGAACACTCGTAGCTAGGGATATTTTCTGTCAGGGTTGCATAACACCTGCTGGACTTGCATGGACTGCAAACCCTGCTAAGCTGAATCAATGGACAACTTAAACAGCTGGTACAGAAGGAAAATTATTAATCATTCTAACAAAATTAACTAGGCTAAAAATCATGGAGAAGTTTAGCTATGTCTTTACCATAAGTGACCAAGGATTATTTTAAAGACTTTCCTCCAGTGAGCATCCACACTAAAACATATCGTAAGAGTAGTTTATGCCACCTAGGCACAGATTTGAAGAATATTGGTGTctaaatttgcttttttattttttcgtAACTTAAATACTTGTGTTATCAGACTTCAAATCTTTGAAAGATTAATGTGTGCAATCAATCTTTCTCAGCACAGCCTTCCATTGGTATGGCAGTGGATCTATATGAACTCTGATTACAGGAGTGCTGGCTTATGTCAtttatgtgcaattttttttcacaggGCAGCCTCTGTGGGTTTCGCTTGTGCAATTTAAGGCTCTGATAAAAAGGCACATGAAATTGCATCAAGTCCTGTGTTTTTTGAATGGACTTCAGCTGCCTGTGAACCAAGGATTCAAGCTAGAAACCCAGCACAGCTCTGAAACAACTTGGCACAGACTTCCGAGGAGACTGCTACGCTCTGAAAAAGTGTTGTGAGAAAGTATGTATAGTACAACCATACAAGGTACAAAAGGTAAAGTTACAAACAGAAGTAGGCTAGTGAGGTGAGGATCACAGCTGGCTCAATTCAAACAGGAAAATGttaacaccaaaaaaaattataatatcctaaagggaaaaacaaaacaaaataacagaacAAACAGCAAGGTGGTAGAAAATGGCAACTCGGTAACATCCAGGCTATGTTCCAGGGAGAAGCAAAGAACAACCCGTCCCCTCCTGACCAACCCTTGCCTAGCCAAGAAAGACTCTTCGTGTGCTCTATGGGGGTGGCAAGCATACCAATGCCTTACCTCGTAGCTCATCAGAGGCTAACTCTTTAGTGCATGCTAGCCGGTAAATAATTGCTTTATGATTTTAAGCTAGATACATCCTGTTTGCAGAGCCTCTTTGTGCACACCTAAGGATGCCCAAATAGAGATTCAGAAAAAGACAGTAACAGTCTGTAAGTATAATATATTTAAGCAATGGGTTTGAGAAAGATCACAGAATTAGGTCCTTAATTATAAAGCACAATTATATTTAACTTTGAACAGCAAGATTATATTACACTTTCAGGCAATAAGTTCTGAAGGCTGGCACAGGTATTTAAATGGCGCATTTATGCAAAATGCTAGGAGCTATCAGCAACTAAGCTAGGTTTAAAAAGTAGGATCTGCTCTTTGAAGAgtattaaagaaaacagcaaagagaTTCAGTACTGAAACCAGCCCAATATTATTTTGTGGCCCTCTTTTCACGTTACTGAATACTGGCTCCATCATACAGTTCCAGAGTTGTACTGTCACTTGCCTTCTAGAAAGTAGGTGTGTGGGGACAGGGGAGTGGAGTGGGGTGGAACCTGTACCTCACTTTACTGTCTTTGTGGAGTATTGGTGATTTATCACTCACCTTTTCATAAGCAGGAAAGTACCTGGTTGTAGCTCGTTCAATCATTAAggcaatattcttttcttttgtgtcaGCTTCTTGAAAAGCAAGAAACATCATCATTCCCATCAGCTCTGTTGTTCCCTCCACGTATATATCAAtcctgaaacaaatatttttatttcacatttatcaTTTGAACATTCCGTTTGGGTTATTTTCCTGAAATACAATGCTGAAGTGATCACTGAGTAAAATGCTTGTTAGTGAATGTAACATAAGACACtagtttgttttcttgttcttccaCTTTGTTTCCACGTcagttttttttcaaagcacagatCTTTATAAACAGGCTCACAGTGACTGCAACAAGCAAGGATAAGTAAGAGTCTGCAACTAATGTATTTAAAGTGGAGTTCACACTGTTTTCCATTGATAACCTACTCATCTATGCTGTGGGAGAAAAGACCACATATGCCAAccatgctagaaaaaaaaaaaagttttgaggtCTAATCATGAAAGAATCCCGGCTACCAATTGCCAGTTCAGACATGCCAGTCCATAATAATCCCCACAATTTCTGGAGTTGCTCATCCATTATCACAGAATAAACCCTTTACAGTAAGTGGTAGTCAGTTAGGTTAAGGACTTAATTGAACTTTtgtgtcaccttttttttttaaagaaaaagtaaataaggatttttgcttttgcattagCCCTTTAATTATGACAATGGAAAGTATCCACAGCTTACATAGTAAACTAATATTAGGAAAATATTGGTTTAACTTTCAGTAGCATTAAGtcactgaaaatgtctttttttaaatcagctgtgAAAGATTCTTTAcattttgaagaaaggaaattagaacACTTAAACACACTTCATTTTTTGCAGGCAGATGTAGTTTTTCCTACTGTTTTcccatttaaagaggaaaaaaaaggcatatttagCCTTTATTATTGTATTCAGGTCCTGCAGTTGCCCAGGAACTTAATGCACTTCTGGTCTCTGTGAAATCAAATGAGCCTGAAGGTGGCCATAACATTCTCACTATGTTGACAATTAACAATCATTTATTAATCACAAAGTCCATTCACCCTATCCCTGGGTCTGAGGAGATGAAGCACTGGCAGATGTATATGCACCTTTACATGCAGATATTTCACAGCAATATTCTTCTTATAAATATTAGAAATCATAGAAGAGTATTAGTAAGGATAGTACGCACTGTTACCATACCAGGCTCTCTCCTTCAGGTCTTTTCCATAGAGGTTGTACTTTGCTGCTACGTAGCCGAGGATGGCCCGAGTCTGCACCAGCTTCATCCCATCGATCTCCACCATGGGCACTTGCTGAAATAGCAGGGAGCCATCTTGGGAAGAAAAAGATGCAAACTACTCAGACTGCTGCAGTACTACACTGAATCGGAGAAAGAGACCTGGTAACACACCAAGACATTTCCAATTCTGAGGGATGAAAACGTCCGCAAGCAAGCAGGTCTCTCAAATCTTCTTTTTACAGGTCACGTCATATTGGAAGTCTTACAAAAATATCACCTGTTGTCCTTTTGTTATATTGGTGTGAATTTATGTTTAGAGTACAGTTTACAGACTCACCATTGAGTAATTTTTCTAGGTCTTCCTTTGTTTCTATGAATTCTTCCTCAAACTGAAAAGCAATGATA
The genomic region above belongs to Calonectris borealis chromosome 3, bCalBor7.hap1.2, whole genome shotgun sequence and contains:
- the LOC142080189 gene encoding glutathione S-transferase-like, with translation MAGKPKLHYPKGRGRMESIRWLLAAAGVEFEEEFIETKEDLEKLLNDGSLLFQQVPMVEIDGMKLVQTRAILGYVAAKYNLYGKDLKERAWIDIYVEGTTELMGMMMFLAFQEADTKEKNIALMIERATTRYFPAYEKALKDHGHDYLVGNKLSWADIHLLEAILMVEEYKPDILSTFPLLHAFKGRTSNIPTIKKFLQPGSQRKPPSDEKFVATVTKIFNT